A genomic segment from Spinacia oleracea cultivar Varoflay chromosome 3, BTI_SOV_V1, whole genome shotgun sequence encodes:
- the LOC130469475 gene encoding uncharacterized protein yields MTDDSEDLSDGEEPHGEEDEATPDPVTKRLNKMENHMKKRCSLMMKLMTKLPGAPTHVETEPTDEYAASPFCEAIAKVTVPHQLRLPTWTTLYDGTSNPYRHVNFYKQRMWQIGIPYDLVEPVMCKSFGGTLDGAALEWLMNITPGSIFCLSDLINAFYQQFASSRQLEKQTSDLYRLVQGPAESVRDYFNRFNCEKISIKNCDVRTAIEAFKRGLVPNSELFRELTKYPCATFEEIRSRATAQMRIEDDEITRMVSQRPAGGSSDWRSYTPRNNGWRHQPYNRQSQVQNVNQYDETNSVYRNERVVYPPISEYGFNVDIRGVVNALQSVGGTVRWPKKSDRPDSTKDMSRWCDFHRDNGHTTEECISLKKEVAYLLKRGHLKDLLSNKGKETYNKGSSSQPNPAPSGDRPAPPTFEKVVNVISGGSDICGLTSSAAKKINRGEYEAVKEGQTEDEAALDKSLAAMIITFDDSDSTDKIQEHHDGLVISLAIGNALIKRILIDNSSSANVLFLEALQEMGLDEKSIIRRSTVLVGFSVESLRTVGEISLPTYAEGVNVMTKFNVVDCPSAYNVILGRPWIHKMKAVPSTYHQSIKFPTKWGVMEIKGQQRDAKKCYETALKPSKSSI; encoded by the coding sequence ATGACTGACGACTCTGAGGACCTGTCCGACGGTGAGGAGCCACATGGGGAAGAGGACGAAGCAACACCGGACCCCGTCACCAAGCGCCTAAATAAGATGGAAAATCACATGAAGAAGCGATGCTCGTTGATGATGAAGCTGATGACCAAACTGCCGGGGGCACCCACGCACGTGGAAACCGAGCCAACCGACGAGTATGCAGCATCGCCGTTCTGCGAAGCGATCGCTAAGGTGACGGTACCACACCAGCTCCGACTCCCTACCTGGACCACCCTGTATGACGGAACGTCTAATCCATACAGACACGTCAACTTCTACAAGCAGCGAATGTGGCAGATCGGCATCCCCTACGACCTGGTCGAGCCCGTCATGTGCAAATCCTTCGGAGGAACCCTCGACGGAGCAGCCCTGGAATGGCTCATGAACATTACACCTGGATCTATCTTCTGCCTGTCCGACCTCATCAACGCCTTCTACCAACAATTCGCCAGCAGTCGCCAGTTGGAGAAACAAACAAGTGACCTCTATCGGTTGGTCCAAGGACCTGccgagtcggtacgcgattattttaaccgttttaattgtgaGAAAATTAGTATAAAAAACTGTGATGTCAGGACAGCCATCGAAGCATTCAAGAGAGGTCTCGTCCCCAACTCGGAGCTGTTCCGGGAACTAACCAAATATCCCTGTGCAACCTTCGAAGAAATCAGATCGAGGGCTACTGCCCAGATGCGGATTGAAGACGACGAGATTACACGAATGGTTTCTCAGCGACCAGCAGGGGGCAGCAGCGACTGGAGGTCGTACACCCCAAGGAACAACGGCTGGAGACACCAACCATACAACCGCCAGAGTCAGGTACAAAATGTCAATCAATATGATGAGACTAACAGTGTTTACAGGAATGAACGGGTCGTTTATCCCCCCATCTCCGAGTATGGCTTCAACGTCGACATCAGAGGCGTGGTAAACGCCCTTCAAAGTGTAGGTGGTACCGTCAGATGGCCTAAGAAGAGCGACAGACCAGACTCTACGAAGGACATGAGCAGGTGGTGCGACTTCCACCGCGACAATGGCCACACAACCGAGGAATGCATCTCCCTCAAAAAGGAGGTGGCGTATCTATTGAAAAGAGGCCACCTAAAGGACCTACTGAGCAACAAAGGAAAGGAGACGTACAACAAGGGTAGCAGCTCCCAACCCAACCCAGCACCAAGCGGCGACCGACCGGCCCCGCCCACGTTCGAAAAAGTGGTAAACGTTATTTCTGGTGGTTCAGATATATGTGGACTAACTtcttctgcagctaaaaaaATCAACAGGGGCGAATATGAAGCCGTCAAAGAGGGGCAGACCGAAGATGAAGCAGCACTCGACAAGTCATTAGCAGCGATGATAATAACTTTCGACGACTCAGACTCAACCGACAAAATACAGGAACATCATGACGGGCTAGTCATATCGCTCGCAATAGGCAACGCTCTCATCAAAAGGATATTGATCGACAACAGCAGCTCAGCAAACGTATTGTTCCTAGAGGCTCTGCAGGAAATGGGACTAGACGAAAAGAGTATAATCAGAAGGTCgacagtcctagtaggattcagtGTAGAATCGCTACGAACAGTAGGAGAGATATCGCTGCCTACGTACGCAGAAGGTGTTAATGTGATGACCAAGTTCAACGTCGTCGACTGCCCATCAGCATACAACGTCATTTTGGGACgaccatggatccacaaaatgaagGCGGTGCCGTCGACATACCACCAGTCAATCAAGTTCCCAACCAAATGGGGAgtcatggaaatcaaaggacAACAAAGGGACGCAAAGAAATGTTATGAAACGGCGCTGAAACCATCAAAGTCATccatctag